In a genomic window of Gossypium arboreum isolate Shixiya-1 chromosome 9, ASM2569848v2, whole genome shotgun sequence:
- the LOC108464984 gene encoding oleosin-like, which translates to MAELRPIHQRSTVTSCLRKIKAHTPDSAQLLGLLALFIFASILIILTGLTVTATILGFIFFMPLILVSSPVWFPVGTVLFVTIAGFLSACSFGAVAVAGLSWTYRYFNGMLPARSDKVANVRRRIYNTNTYVKHYAMEYGVKMIA; encoded by the coding sequence ATGGCTGAGCTTCGTCCAATCCACCAGAGATCTACTGTCACCTCTTGCCTACGCAAAATCAAAGCCCATACCCCTGACTCCGCTCAACTTCTCGGCCTCTTGGCTCTCTTCATTTTCGCTTCTATCCTTATAATCCTCACTGGCCTTACCGTCACCGCCACCATTCTTGGTTTCATATTTTTTATGCCATTGATCTTGGTTTCTAGCCCCGTATGGTTCCCAGTTGGCACCGTGCTTTTTGTTACCATTGCTGGCTTCTTATCAGCATGCAGCTTTGGAGCTGTTGCCGTGGCGGGGTTGTCTTGGACGTACCGTTACTTCAATGGCATGCTCCCAGCAAGGTCCGATAAGGTTGCCAATGTGCGGAGACGAATATATAACACGAACACCTATGTGAAGCACTATGCTATGGAATATGGTGTGAAGATGATCGCGTAA